A region of Fusarium keratoplasticum isolate Fu6.1 chromosome 6, whole genome shotgun sequence DNA encodes the following proteins:
- a CDS encoding Exocyst complex component SEC15, producing MPRRPPAVDDYASAVPHVILASSDAEFLDQLIPVLKDAAHSNRTPLLNQCLARYHQDREAEIERIGLTRHEEFLDSINHLQSVREETVALTHDILNLNESIADSTKKLAAQKEALVNTSSVRQNIADATNALNDSLTILRAVNNAHDLIRRKKYYPALKSLEDLQNEHLVPIIQNRYSTQHRLADVIQKSIPASQKAISEAVMTDLNTWLFRIRETSQFLGEVAFYHTEMRRSRQKKRIEEDPFLANFKLNSAIELVSDENEDFDVLDNEELQVDFTPLFEALHIHEALGQLEKFRSEYGATRRQQKDLLLPSSIELLAEDESSLSSLLEGISGFAIIEKATMRRVPHLRSAADVEELWESMCTAVINLTSKSLNDVTDAEALIKIKTIIALFIQTMEGWGYTVAMLDNFLLKLFDKYAELLKRRFSVDFQEIVSTDDYMPMAINTPEEYEKVVNVSWFTQEKPADQLTFPCVLPFSQMYPLCCIDIRNFLNQFYFFSDDHFQHPNVIDETLKKSLDELLTEKVCKSLVERLSSQYLGQIVQILINLEHFEIACQELEQLLIRARSSTSAGGPVKLNATESFRNNKKTAEKRIFELVNSKIDDLVDTAEYEWTATTVEPEPSNYMQTLTRYLSNIMNSTLLGLPREIKELIYFDALSHTANKILALPLSPDVKHINPNGVAALAQDVEYLVQFVDSLENGQMLRENLDELQQTINLLQTDNQDEFFDISTRNKKYGRVDALNGPMLLEKLTPIAASPVRSAPLANFSSRFGMNR from the exons ATGCCGCGACGTCCACCTGCCGTGGATGACTATGCATCTGCGGTGCCTCAT GTCATCCTCGCGTCTTCCGATGCTGAGTTCCTCGACCAGCTCATCCCCGTCCTTAAAGATGCTGCGCACTCGAACCGAACTCCTCTCCTAAACCAGTGCTTGGCCCGCTATCACCAGGATCGTGAAGCCGAGATCGAACGTATTGGCCTGACTCGCCATGAGGAGTTCCTTGACTCGATCAACCACCTCCAGAGTGTCCGCGAGGAGACAGTAGCTCTGACCCATGACATCCTGAACCTCAACGAGTCGATCGCCGATAGTACAAAGAAGCTGGCAGCTCAGAAAGAAGCTCTCGTGAATACATCCTCCGTTCGCCAGAACATCGCCGATGCTACCAATGCCTTGAACGACTCCCTGACCATCCTCCGTGCCGTCAACAATGCGCACGACCTCATCCGACGCAAAAAGTACTATCCTGCTCTAAAATCGCTCGAAGATCTACAAAATGAACACCTCGTACCCATCATCCAAAACCGCTACTCCACTCAGCATCGGCTGGCCGATGTCATCCAAAAGTCCATCCCCGCCTCGCAAAAGGCCATCTCCGAGGCTGTAATGACGGATCTCAACACATGGCTGTTCCGTATCCGAGAGACATCCCAGTTCCTTGGCGAGGTGGCGTTCTATCACACCGAGATGAGGAGATCACGGCAAAAGAAGAGGATAGAGGAGGACCCATTCCTGGCCAACTTCAAGCTGAACTCGGCCATTGAACTCGTCAGCGACGAGAACGAGGACTTTGACGTGTTGGACAATGAGGAGTTGCAGGTTGACTTTACTCCTTTGTTCGAGGCCCTTCATATCCATGAGgcccttggccagctcgaAAAGTTCCGTTCAGAATACGGCGCAACTCGACGGCAGCAAAAGGACCTGTTGCTTCCTAGCTCCATTGAGCTCCTGGCGGAGGATGAGTCCTCTTTGAGCAGCTTGCTAGAGGGAATATCAGGGTTCGCCATCATTGAAAAGGCAACAATGCGACGAGTGCCGCATCTACGATCTGCAGCTGAC GTCGAGGAGCTATGGGAGTCTATGTGCACTGCGGTCATCAACTTGACTTCGAAGTCCCTGAATGATGTTACTGATGCGGAGGCACTGATAAAGATCAAGACCATTATTGCCCTCTTCATTCAAACAATGGAG GGCTGGGGATACACAGTAGCCATGCTAGACAACTTCCTCCTCAAGTTGTTCGACAAGTACGCCGAACTCTTGAAACGACGGTTCAGCGTGGACTTCCAGGAG ATCGTGTCCACCGATGACTATATgcccatggccatcaacACGCCCGAGGAGTACGAGAAAGTGGTCAATGTCAGCTGGTTCACTCAGGAAAAGCCGGCAGACCAGCTCAC ATTCCCCTGCGTGCTTCCCTTCTCCCAGATGTACCCTCTGTGCTGCATAGATATCCGGAATTTCCTGAACCAGTTCTACTTCTTTTCCGACGATCACTTCCAACACCCCAATGTCATTGACGAGACCCTCAAAAAG TCCCTGGACGAACTTCTTACAGAAAAGGTCTGTAAGTCGTTGGTTGAGCGTCTGAGCTCCCAATACTTGGGTCAGATCGTGCAgatcctcatcaacctggaGCACTTTGAGATTGCCTGTCAAGAGCTCGAGCAGCTGCTCATTAGGGCACGTTCATCTACCTCGGCAGGTGGTCCAGTGAAGTTGAATGCCACCGAGTCCTTTAGGAATAACAAGAAGACTGCTGAGAAGCGAATCTTTGAGCTCGTCAACTCCAAGATTGACGACCTCGTGGATACTGCGGAATATGAATG GACGGCAACAACGGTTGAACCGGAACCGAGCAACTACATGCAGACGCTGACCCGGTACCTGTCAAACATCATGAACTCGACCCTGCTCGGTCTGCCTagagagatcaaggagctcatctACTTTGACGCACTGAGTCACACAGCGAACAAGATTCTA GCCCTACCGCTCTCGCCCGATGTGAAGCACATCAACCCCAACGGTGTGGCAGCCCTCGCACAAGATGTAGAGTATCTCGTGCAGTTCGTCGACAGCCTCGAGAACGGACAGATGCTGCGAGAGAACCTGGACGAACTCCAACAgaccatcaacctcctccagacGGACAACCAGGACGAGTTCTTTGACATTTCTACACGCAACAAGAAGTACGGACGCGTGGACGCCCTCAACGGACCAATGCTACTAGAAAA